In Candidatus Nomurabacteria bacterium, a genomic segment contains:
- a CDS encoding ATP-dependent Clp protease ATP-binding subunit, whose translation MEKKPPLAQKFTTHLKATFEQASRLSADLRHVFLNPEHLLYGLLESRGGIAAEILNKAGVEAEILKSFIIERNEPLSPDLHFTKEQVKFSLPAKRATEKAALIAKEHGHKYIGTEHLLLGLLQLNDPTLERYFNEHAIKLKEIQRQVYVVLRSTTKFPDLTGFFEVGKEEALEAGIMGDPNQQKGSALEFFTTELTNSSLQKGIDPVIGREGEIDRLMNILSRRTKNNPVLIGDPGVGKTAIVEGLAKKIMEKQVPDALRNKRLLSLDMSLLVAGTMYRGEFESRLRQVIEEIKADPNIILFIDELHTIVGTGSASGSMDAANILKPALAKGNVRCIGATTLDEYRKHIEADAALERRFQPIIVDEPTPEETIKILQGIKRYYEQYHRVHITDDAVQAAVQMSVRYIQDKFLPDKAIDLIDEAASKQKVLRKKSPLMQQYEEIENRLQELEQVKNASVQSENFAEAVKARNEELQLRKRLEKLQEKIRLEESRYEGTVDTQKIAEVISRATGIPLEDLVKEEKERLLNLEALLKEHIVGQDEAIKSVSSFIRRSRVGLSHPSRPIASFLFLGPSGIGKTETAKKIAEIVFKDPKALIRIDMSEYGESFNTSKLLGAPAGYVGYKDQNTLTDQIRRKPYSVLLLDEIEKAHPDIFNVFLQVLDDGHLTDASGRRVNFKNTIIIMTSNIGIAELQRAASLGFATSAKEEKSSDFETEYQRIKEQVLHEVEREFRPEFLNRLDEIIVFRPLNPEQVIEIVRLQMKELRQRLEEQHISIKLTRGAEEFIAQTGFKPEFGARAVRRVIQEHIENALAAKLLDGSIQAGAKVTVGARNGQLTFTT comes from the coding sequence ATGGAGAAGAAACCACCTCTAGCACAAAAATTTACTACCCATCTCAAGGCCACCTTTGAGCAGGCTTCGCGTTTATCAGCTGATCTACGCCACGTCTTTTTAAACCCTGAACATTTGCTCTATGGCTTACTCGAAAGCCGCGGAGGTATTGCTGCAGAAATATTAAACAAGGCGGGTGTGGAAGCTGAAATACTCAAGAGTTTTATTATTGAGCGGAATGAACCTCTTTCCCCTGATCTTCATTTTACCAAAGAGCAGGTAAAATTTTCTTTGCCAGCTAAGAGAGCAACCGAAAAAGCTGCCTTGATCGCAAAAGAGCACGGACATAAGTATATTGGCACTGAACATCTGCTCCTAGGTTTATTGCAACTCAATGATCCCACCTTAGAACGCTACTTCAATGAGCACGCGATAAAATTGAAAGAGATTCAGCGCCAAGTGTATGTCGTCCTCCGTAGCACCACCAAATTCCCTGACCTGACTGGTTTCTTTGAGGTAGGTAAAGAGGAGGCACTCGAGGCGGGTATTATGGGTGACCCAAATCAACAAAAAGGATCGGCGCTCGAATTTTTCACCACCGAATTAACCAATTCCTCGCTACAAAAAGGTATTGACCCAGTAATCGGCCGAGAGGGTGAAATTGATCGTTTAATGAATATCCTTTCTCGACGCACAAAAAATAATCCTGTGTTGATTGGAGACCCGGGAGTCGGAAAAACAGCAATTGTGGAGGGTCTGGCCAAGAAAATTATGGAAAAACAAGTGCCCGACGCGCTGCGCAACAAGCGACTCTTGAGCTTAGATATGAGTCTCCTAGTAGCCGGGACAATGTATCGCGGCGAATTTGAAAGTCGTCTCCGTCAGGTTATTGAAGAGATTAAAGCTGATCCTAATATCATCCTCTTTATTGATGAGCTGCACACCATCGTCGGCACCGGCTCAGCTTCTGGCTCTATGGATGCGGCAAATATTTTGAAGCCCGCCCTGGCAAAAGGGAATGTCCGCTGCATTGGCGCCACCACACTCGATGAATATCGTAAGCATATTGAAGCTGACGCGGCCCTAGAGCGACGTTTCCAGCCTATTATTGTAGATGAACCTACCCCTGAGGAAACAATTAAAATACTGCAGGGCATCAAGCGTTATTATGAACAGTATCATCGGGTGCACATCACTGACGATGCGGTACAAGCTGCCGTACAAATGAGTGTGCGCTATATCCAAGATAAATTCCTGCCGGACAAGGCAATTGATTTGATTGATGAAGCGGCTTCGAAGCAAAAAGTGCTGCGTAAGAAAAGTCCGTTGATGCAGCAGTACGAGGAAATTGAAAATCGGCTGCAGGAATTAGAGCAGGTAAAAAATGCTTCTGTACAATCAGAAAACTTTGCCGAAGCAGTCAAGGCACGCAATGAAGAATTACAACTGCGCAAGCGTTTAGAAAAACTGCAGGAAAAAATTCGCCTCGAGGAATCACGCTACGAAGGCACGGTTGATACGCAAAAAATCGCTGAAGTTATTTCACGCGCTACCGGCATCCCGCTGGAGGATTTGGTGAAAGAGGAAAAAGAACGCCTCTTAAACCTGGAAGCGCTACTGAAAGAACACATCGTCGGCCAGGACGAGGCGATCAAGTCAGTCTCCAGTTTTATCCGTCGCTCACGAGTTGGCTTAAGTCATCCAAGCAGGCCGATTGCCTCTTTCCTTTTCCTGGGTCCCTCCGGTATTGGTAAAACGGAAACTGCGAAAAAGATTGCTGAAATAGTTTTTAAAGATCCAAAGGCGCTTATTCGCATTGATATGTCGGAATACGGCGAAAGTTTTAATACTTCAAAGTTGCTTGGCGCACCGGCCGGTTATGTGGGCTACAAAGATCAAAACACCCTAACAGATCAAATCAGACGTAAACCGTATTCGGTCTTATTACTCGATGAAATTGAAAAAGCGCATCCGGATATTTTTAATGTCTTCTTGCAAGTATTGGATGATGGCCACCTAACCGATGCCAGCGGTCGCCGGGTGAACTTCAAAAATACCATTATCATCATGACCTCGAATATTGGCATTGCCGAATTGCAGCGAGCAGCCAGTCTAGGTTTCGCAACCTCAGCAAAAGAGGAAAAGAGCTCAGACTTTGAGACTGAGTATCAACGCATTAAAGAACAGGTGCTGCATGAAGTGGAGCGAGAATTTCGACCGGAGTTCCTGAATCGACTTGATGAGATTATCGTGTTCCGTCCATTAAATCCTGAGCAGGTTATCGAGATCGTTCGCTTGCAGATGAAGGAGTTACGTCAACGACTTGAGGAACAACATATCAGCATCAAGCTCACTCGTGGCGCTGAAGAATTTATTGCGCAAACAGGATTTAAGCCAGAATTTGGCGCACGGGCAGTTCGTCGCGTCATTCAAGAGCATATTGAAAATGCATTAGCGGCTAAATTGCTCGATGGATCAATTCAGGCTGGCGCTAAAGTAACAGTAGGTGCTCGTAACGGCCAACTCACCTTTACGACCTGA
- a CDS encoding LemA family protein translates to MLYLWIVLALIALIALWFWGTYNGLISLRNRTDEAWSDIDVQLKRRHDLIPNLVETVKGYAQQEQNVFIKVTEARAQAISAQGTEAKAQAENALSGALKSLFAVSENYPQLRSSENFAKLQDELSDTENKIQASRRFFNGNVRDLNTKLQVFPTNLIAGMFGFKTREFFEIEEPSERENVQVKF, encoded by the coding sequence ATGTTATATCTTTGGATTGTACTCGCACTTATCGCTCTGATTGCGCTCTGGTTCTGGGGAACCTACAACGGTCTTATTAGTCTACGCAACCGCACTGATGAAGCATGGTCAGATATTGACGTTCAGTTAAAGCGACGACACGACCTTATCCCCAATCTCGTTGAAACGGTGAAAGGTTATGCGCAGCAAGAGCAGAATGTCTTTATTAAAGTCACCGAGGCTCGAGCTCAAGCAATTAGCGCCCAGGGAACTGAGGCAAAAGCACAGGCAGAAAACGCTCTCTCTGGTGCTTTAAAAAGCCTTTTTGCTGTGTCGGAAAATTATCCACAGCTACGTTCTTCAGAAAACTTTGCCAAACTACAGGACGAGCTCTCTGACACGGAAAACAAGATTCAAGCATCTCGTCGCTTCTTTAATGGTAACGTACGAGATCTGAACACAAAGTTGCAGGTTTTCCCAACCAACTTGATCGCCGGAATGTTTGGCTTCAAGACTCGCGAATTCTTTGAGATCGAAGAACCAAGCGAGCGAGAAAACGTTCAGGTAAAATTCTAG
- a CDS encoding GIY-YIG nuclease family protein, whose translation MYYVYILLSLYDKKLYIGSTNNLNNRIKKHQNGFVLSTKYRRPLKLIYVEIYISSIDALRRDRYLKGGKGRQDLRTQLQATYSTVRYPFR comes from the coding sequence ATGTATTACGTTTATATTCTTTTAAGCTTATATGACAAGAAGCTCTATATTGGCTCAACGAATAACCTTAATAATCGTATTAAAAAACATCAAAACGGATTTGTACTATCAACAAAGTATCGTAGACCATTAAAACTAATTTACGTAGAAATCTATATTTCAAGTATTGATGCACTACGAAGAGATCGTTATTTGAAAGGAGGAAAAGGTCGTCAAGATCTCCGAACACAGTTACAAGCCACTTATAGCACTGTCCGATATCCTTTTCGCTAA
- a CDS encoding M48 family metallopeptidase: MATTYTHIAANKRRSVLLMVFFLVFIVALGYSIDAWSDSGVFFLGIALFLAITMSIGGYFAGDKVALWSSGARPIRKEDNPYLYRMVENLCITSGLPLPQIYIIPDQAMNAFATGRDPKHASLAVTSGLLEHLENEELEGVLAHELSHIGNYDIRFMTLVTVLVGMVAIISDMFIRGSMLRSFRGNRDRSSGNAVFAILGLVLIILSPIIAQLIKFAVSRRREYLADASGALLTRYPDGLASALQKISRSSKLQRASNATAHLYIANPFGTVAKNISGVFSTHPPIEKRIQALREMGGQHHG, from the coding sequence ATGGCGACAACCTACACGCATATTGCCGCAAATAAGCGCCGATCAGTGCTACTGATGGTATTCTTCCTCGTTTTCATTGTAGCTCTGGGTTATTCCATCGACGCGTGGTCTGATTCCGGTGTCTTCTTCCTTGGTATTGCCCTATTTTTGGCTATTACCATGAGTATAGGCGGCTACTTTGCTGGGGATAAAGTCGCGCTCTGGTCATCAGGCGCTCGTCCGATTCGCAAGGAAGATAACCCCTATCTTTACCGGATGGTTGAGAATCTCTGCATCACATCAGGACTACCCCTTCCTCAGATCTACATTATCCCTGATCAGGCAATGAACGCCTTTGCTACTGGTCGGGACCCAAAACACGCTTCACTGGCCGTGACAAGCGGCTTATTGGAGCATTTGGAAAATGAGGAGCTCGAAGGCGTGCTGGCGCATGAACTCTCCCACATTGGAAACTATGATATTCGATTCATGACCCTAGTAACGGTGCTGGTCGGTATGGTCGCGATTATCTCGGACATGTTCATCCGGGGCTCGATGCTTAGGAGCTTTCGGGGAAATCGCGATCGATCTTCTGGAAATGCAGTTTTTGCCATACTTGGATTGGTGCTCATTATTCTCTCGCCAATCATTGCACAATTGATTAAATTTGCTGTATCCCGTCGTCGCGAATATCTGGCGGATGCTTCGGGTGCGCTGCTTACTCGCTATCCTGATGGACTTGCTTCGGCTTTGCAAAAAATATCCCGGTCATCGAAATTACAACGAGCCTCAAATGCTACAGCGCATTTGTACATTGCGAATCCTTTCGGTACAGTAGCTAAGAACATCTCAGGTGTGTTCTCTACTCATCCTCCAATTGAAAAACGTATTCAAGCATTAAGAGAAATGGGCGGCCAACATCATGGATAA
- a CDS encoding fibronectin type III domain-containing protein yields the protein MRHLSSIGTLLLLIILGTTNALPVHAQWVEPDTGEFPTTGGSTQAPLNTSNVDQTKTGSFFLQRGLTAENGVSSSGVLTVQNGNLRVTPDGGGQICLNGVCKSSLETSSDNYVRLSAIDPDLGFVLLGDGSTNEGYLDISSTETIGLYGIAGDPITKNTYGLLGIAGADDAPWPNFSAGVFGEAGANTSQSIGLSGVSPDPDGPAYAAYFKGRVNIVGCLEWNGGTCLNAWPSGLPSGEYVALLEDDDEPQIGNIDLSTSSTTVFTSVVLGDDPSGLSLPVTCGDGICNNSESGLTCAIDCFTIINLQVTNITDGSATVTWRTLINADSYVEYGLTSDFGSDVYDASMVTMHSLQIHSLNHDTHYYFRVRTTTGSGISQTSSIQSFTTLLDQTAPNVPANLRTTTPAPDRVPLAWFHSQLDNPGGSGFKEFIVYRDGSPYDTTGNTYYVDYFPDPGYDHVYWVTAVDNRNNESEASNPLIVHVPTPCISDLDCTDPQYPVCYGALGCGTPPPGGSPVMLKEIPLEYSQYQDPGGWDEGGGWY from the coding sequence ATGCGACATCTTTCCTCCATTGGAACGCTGCTTCTCCTCATCATACTAGGGACGACTAATGCTTTGCCTGTGCATGCACAATGGGTCGAACCTGATACTGGTGAATTTCCTACCACCGGAGGAAGCACGCAAGCGCCTTTAAATACTTCCAACGTAGATCAAACAAAGACTGGATCATTCTTTTTACAGCGCGGCTTAACAGCGGAGAATGGAGTGAGTTCAAGCGGCGTACTCACGGTACAAAATGGTAATTTGCGTGTTACGCCAGACGGCGGCGGTCAAATTTGTCTCAACGGTGTATGTAAAAGCTCGTTAGAAACAAGCTCGGATAACTATGTACGTTTGTCTGCGATTGATCCTGACCTCGGCTTTGTGCTACTCGGTGATGGCTCAACTAACGAAGGTTATTTAGACATTAGTTCGACCGAAACAATTGGCTTATACGGTATTGCCGGTGATCCTATAACAAAAAACACCTACGGTTTATTGGGTATTGCTGGTGCTGATGATGCTCCGTGGCCTAATTTTTCAGCCGGTGTTTTTGGTGAGGCTGGTGCAAATACAAGTCAATCGATTGGTTTATCTGGTGTGAGTCCCGATCCAGACGGCCCTGCCTATGCAGCCTACTTTAAGGGGCGAGTGAATATTGTGGGATGTCTTGAGTGGAATGGAGGCACTTGCTTAAATGCGTGGCCAAGTGGATTACCAAGCGGTGAGTATGTTGCGCTTCTTGAAGATGACGATGAGCCGCAAATAGGAAATATTGATTTATCGACCAGCTCGACAACAGTTTTTACTAGCGTTGTGTTAGGCGATGACCCCTCGGGCTTAAGTTTACCTGTGACCTGTGGAGACGGTATTTGCAACAATAGCGAGAGTGGGCTTACTTGTGCGATCGATTGTTTCACCATTATCAACCTCCAAGTTACCAATATTACGGATGGCAGTGCTACCGTTACCTGGCGTACGCTGATCAATGCTGATTCATATGTTGAGTATGGATTGACCAGCGATTTTGGTAGTGATGTATATGATGCCTCGATGGTGACGATGCACTCTTTGCAAATACATAGCTTGAATCATGATACGCATTACTATTTCCGGGTCCGCACAACGACCGGCTCGGGCATTTCTCAAACCAGCTCGATACAATCATTCACAACCCTACTTGATCAGACAGCACCTAATGTGCCGGCTAATTTGCGAACTACAACCCCAGCACCAGATCGAGTGCCATTAGCGTGGTTCCACTCTCAGCTTGATAATCCGGGTGGATCTGGTTTTAAAGAGTTCATTGTTTATCGTGATGGATCACCCTACGACACTACCGGTAATACCTACTATGTAGATTATTTCCCAGATCCTGGATATGACCACGTCTATTGGGTGACTGCTGTGGATAATCGTAACAATGAGTCAGAGGCTTCAAATCCACTTATCGTGCATGTACCAACTCCGTGTATTAGCGACCTTGACTGTACTGATCCGCAGTATCCAGTTTGTTATGGTGCATTGGGGTGTGGCACACCTCCGCCCGGAGGCTCGCCAGTCATGCTTAAAGAAATTCCCTTAGAGTATTCCCAATATCAGGATCCAGGTGGTTGGGATGAAGGAGGTGGCTGGTACTAA
- a CDS encoding fibronectin type III domain-containing protein, with amino-acid sequence MHSKLRISIFFLATIIVGTFAFRAMAFIEPDDFPPSDTTSAPVLTGPQDQTRQGPLTVQGNVSASGPLITRDSEIVTSGDVTVSGGASICLNGDCINAWTAALGDFVRLSPPSSDDGYIHLQGGATFQAATDADFALYSRAIAPTASASYGFYGKSWTGPVTNNYSYGVLGVAAHEGINPGALAYGIFGWNGDNLNAYAGYFTGNVQLVNNSELCLTDGFTIDCRTTWPNGAPGEEFLLLQNTWPTSSQIGNTAVSGNAQFANALLGDPGAGTLTCGDGFCSEDAISCPIDCPTITNIDAEWLTSSSAQFTWTSNTTMTSVVQFGLSDLYGGQDIDGSYVTSHSITIEGLDSDQDYHYRVGGLTENSGAAVFSSDQILSASVVDIDPPPVPSGLVLDVHIPPPSPTEIIDLTWAHDLSDNPVGGSGFKEFHIYRLDWSVGPPFVMIGTTTDLNFIDDSGDLSQTNDYTYSVTAVDNNGNESDPFERAVHIPARCSFDVECGVDPGYPFCCTWNEGDKACSATSCKGGGSPIMLKEDPPPLGPPPCNGPDCYGP; translated from the coding sequence ATGCATTCAAAACTACGCATCTCAATTTTCTTTCTCGCTACAATCATTGTAGGAACCTTTGCTTTCAGGGCGATGGCTTTTATCGAGCCGGATGATTTCCCGCCCAGTGATACAACGAGCGCACCAGTATTGACTGGTCCACAGGATCAGACTCGTCAGGGACCCCTGACAGTGCAAGGCAACGTTAGCGCTTCCGGACCTTTAATTACTCGTGATAGTGAAATCGTTACCTCCGGTGATGTTACGGTGAGCGGTGGTGCTTCAATTTGTTTGAATGGAGATTGTATTAACGCATGGACAGCGGCACTTGGTGATTTTGTTCGTCTCTCGCCACCGTCATCTGACGACGGATATATTCACTTGCAAGGTGGGGCTACTTTCCAAGCTGCCACTGACGCTGACTTTGCTCTATATTCTCGCGCCATTGCTCCGACAGCTAGTGCGAGTTATGGCTTTTATGGCAAGTCTTGGACTGGTCCAGTTACGAATAACTATAGCTACGGCGTACTTGGAGTGGCAGCTCATGAGGGAATAAATCCCGGAGCCCTAGCTTATGGCATTTTTGGCTGGAATGGAGATAACCTCAATGCCTATGCAGGCTATTTCACTGGGAATGTTCAGTTAGTGAATAACTCGGAACTTTGTCTGACTGATGGTTTCACTATTGACTGTCGAACCACTTGGCCAAATGGAGCACCGGGCGAAGAATTTCTCCTCTTACAAAATACTTGGCCTACTTCAAGTCAGATTGGAAACACCGCGGTGAGTGGAAATGCGCAATTTGCGAATGCGCTGTTGGGTGATCCGGGCGCCGGCACTCTTACCTGTGGCGACGGATTTTGTTCCGAGGATGCGATCAGTTGTCCAATTGACTGCCCGACGATAACGAACATCGATGCGGAGTGGCTGACCTCTAGCAGCGCCCAGTTTACCTGGACTTCAAATACGACGATGACCTCAGTAGTTCAGTTTGGTCTTTCAGATCTCTATGGTGGACAAGACATTGACGGTTCATATGTCACAAGTCATTCAATCACCATTGAGGGCCTAGATAGCGATCAGGATTATCATTACCGCGTTGGTGGTCTGACGGAAAATTCTGGTGCAGCTGTGTTTTCCTCAGATCAAATATTGTCAGCCAGCGTGGTTGATATTGATCCTCCGCCAGTTCCGAGTGGATTAGTACTTGATGTGCATATTCCACCTCCATCTCCAACAGAAATCATCGACTTAACCTGGGCTCATGATTTGAGCGATAACCCAGTGGGTGGAAGTGGTTTTAAAGAATTTCATATCTATCGATTAGACTGGTCAGTTGGTCCTCCCTTTGTAATGATTGGCACCACCACCGATTTGAATTTCATTGATGATTCAGGGGATTTGAGTCAGACAAATGATTATACCTATAGTGTCACTGCAGTGGATAATAATGGCAATGAGTCAGATCCTTTCGAGCGAGCAGTGCACATTCCAGCGAGGTGTTCTTTTGATGTGGAATGTGGCGTTGATCCGGGATATCCTTTCTGCTGTACATGGAATGAAGGTGATAAAGCCTGTAGCGCAACTTCTTGTAAAGGAGGCGGGTCTCCAATTATGTTGAAGGAAGACCCTCCGCCATTAGGGCCACCTCCATGTAACGGTCCTGATTGTTATGGACCATAA
- a CDS encoding GreA/GreB family elongation factor: protein MRIPKRKPSTYAQAVPDTRLTEAKHTELQETLQKIKNTRARLAEEVKVLSEGGDFSENAGYAMAKGRLRGMNQRILELEDQLKRAEIIRTPRNTSEIQLGHHVTIEIEGQQKTYQILGSAEANPSQGIISQNSPIGSALMSHRVGESITYQSGAKTVTCKVIRIE from the coding sequence ATGCGAATTCCAAAACGAAAACCAAGCACATACGCACAGGCCGTACCAGACACTCGTCTCACAGAAGCAAAACACACCGAACTGCAAGAAACTTTGCAAAAGATCAAAAACACTCGCGCACGCTTAGCTGAGGAAGTTAAGGTACTTAGTGAGGGCGGTGATTTTTCTGAAAATGCCGGGTATGCAATGGCTAAAGGGCGTTTGCGCGGAATGAATCAAAGAATACTTGAGCTTGAGGATCAACTAAAGCGTGCAGAAATTATCAGAACGCCAAGAAACACTTCTGAAATACAGCTCGGTCATCATGTCACCATTGAGATTGAGGGTCAACAAAAAACTTATCAGATTCTCGGTTCCGCCGAAGCAAATCCAAGCCAAGGAATAATTTCACAGAATTCACCTATTGGCTCCGCCCTGATGAGTCATCGAGTAGGAGAAAGTATCACTTATCAATCAGGAGCTAAAACGGTTACGTGTAAGGTGATAAGGATAGAATAA
- a CDS encoding calcium/sodium antiporter gives MITAIFLLLLGLALLIVGAESLVRGAASLAKRWGVSTLVIGLTIVAFGTSSPELIVNIVSAAKGTADIAVGNILGSNIANILLILGISSFIRPMEVKRQTVWREIPFAILAAVLIVIMGNDIFFDGSAINAITRTDGFTLMAVFFIFMFYAFSVSRVEGDQGEDVKTYPSGTSALLILGGLIGLYFGGQLLVDNAVTLARLAGLSEAIIGLTVVAVGTSLPELATSVVAAARGHNDIAIGNIVGSNIFNVFWVLGLTAVILQIPFSGTITFDAIFAAGVTILLFLAMFVGKKNQLTRWEGTTFLLLYVLYISYLVYRG, from the coding sequence ATGATTACTGCCATTTTTCTCTTACTGTTGGGCCTCGCGCTACTCATCGTAGGCGCTGAATCACTTGTACGAGGCGCTGCCTCACTTGCGAAGCGTTGGGGCGTTTCCACACTAGTTATTGGACTTACCATTGTGGCTTTTGGCACCTCCTCGCCAGAGCTTATTGTAAACATTGTTTCTGCGGCTAAAGGAACAGCTGACATTGCGGTAGGAAATATTCTCGGGAGTAATATTGCCAATATTCTTCTTATTCTTGGCATCAGTTCCTTTATTCGGCCAATGGAAGTAAAGCGGCAAACTGTCTGGCGAGAAATCCCTTTTGCCATTCTTGCCGCAGTGCTTATTGTTATCATGGGAAACGATATTTTCTTTGATGGAAGCGCGATAAACGCAATCACTCGAACTGACGGTTTCACCCTCATGGCGGTATTCTTCATTTTTATGTTTTATGCTTTTTCCGTCAGCCGTGTCGAGGGTGATCAAGGCGAGGATGTAAAAACCTACCCCTCAGGAACCTCGGCCTTACTCATTCTAGGCGGTCTTATTGGCCTCTACTTTGGTGGGCAGCTACTTGTTGATAATGCAGTCACTCTAGCGAGATTGGCCGGTCTATCAGAAGCGATTATTGGACTCACCGTTGTGGCCGTTGGCACTTCCCTTCCCGAGCTTGCTACCTCAGTTGTGGCAGCTGCACGTGGACATAATGATATTGCTATCGGCAACATTGTCGGATCAAACATTTTCAATGTCTTCTGGGTACTGGGCCTAACGGCAGTTATCTTACAAATTCCCTTTAGTGGCACAATTACCTTTGATGCTATCTTTGCTGCTGGCGTAACTATTCTGCTTTTCTTGGCTATGTTTGTGGGGAAGAAAAACCAGCTCACGCGCTGGGAGGGTACCACTTTCCTATTGCTCTACGTCCTCTATATCAGCTACCTCGTCTATCGAGGGTAG
- a CDS encoding ComF family protein, whose amino-acid sequence MPIQLQKLFTLLLDLLFPIECLGCGREGEWLCEKCNVFPAAPRVCPFCHQANKMNTTCDACQKEKALDALIAVTSYQAPLVHEIIHGYKFKFWKGIYPFLGKHMARSLTEHQPTLPNAILVPIPLHSSRLRFRGFNQSAYLSRVVAEETNLISTDALLRVKATQQQARLQASDRIRNLANAFQIRPGLDFAEKSVILIDDVFTTGATLAAAAQVCKQAGAKRVWGLVFAKGLKNTDK is encoded by the coding sequence ATGCCAATTCAGCTCCAAAAACTTTTTACCCTACTTCTCGATCTCCTTTTTCCGATCGAGTGTTTAGGTTGCGGACGCGAAGGTGAATGGTTATGTGAAAAGTGTAATGTATTTCCAGCAGCTCCCCGCGTCTGTCCTTTTTGTCATCAAGCGAATAAGATGAATACTACCTGCGACGCGTGCCAAAAAGAAAAAGCTCTCGATGCTTTGATCGCGGTCACTAGCTACCAAGCTCCCCTTGTCCATGAAATTATTCACGGATATAAATTCAAATTCTGGAAAGGAATATATCCCTTCCTCGGTAAACACATGGCGCGCAGCCTGACTGAGCATCAACCGACTTTACCTAACGCGATACTCGTCCCTATCCCTCTGCATTCTTCACGCTTACGTTTTCGCGGCTTTAATCAAAGTGCTTATCTCAGCCGGGTAGTAGCTGAGGAAACGAACTTAATAAGCACAGATGCGCTTCTCCGAGTGAAAGCCACGCAACAGCAGGCCAGATTGCAGGCAAGCGATCGAATCCGAAATTTGGCCAATGCATTTCAAATCCGTCCAGGCCTTGATTTCGCGGAAAAATCTGTTATACTCATCGACGATGTGTTCACTACAGGCGCAACCTTAGCGGCCGCGGCCCAGGTCTGTAAACAGGCCGGTGCCAAGCGTGTGTGGGGTCTTGTATTCGCGAAAGGCCTTAAAAACACTGACAAGTAA